One genomic region from Antedon mediterranea chromosome 3, ecAntMedi1.1, whole genome shotgun sequence encodes:
- the LOC140044515 gene encoding membrane-associated transporter protein-like encodes MAAIQRLKSFFNCKEAPEDAQPIVQSTDSDVADSTPRERTSRLHLLRLSAAVCGIEFCYSAETAFVSPILLKAGVPESYMSLVWCLSPVLGFFLTPILGSASDRCSSRLGRRRPFILLLSAGIIIGLILVPNGEVFGILCHDVPAEILPDIAPTVEYLYGSSENFTYNTSTPYVTVNSTAFPETEVIGHACTIAVTVLGVILLDFCADAAQSPTRAYLIDIVPKEDHQKGLSSFTTMAGLGGFVGYMICGIPWERTYFSSGFFDQIHIAFFLVLVIFIVAVSLTVTSDKELTLKEINSRSREINQNIEGGTHMELNALEDKKTYGTQELEPATQKGNGYAQLNGTCNDNSEKEEDPEFQQETASMKDYLLSIIYMPYSLRILCLTNLFCWMSLLCYSLYFTDFVGRAVYGGEPTAPEGSYELDLYEEGVRKGSFAMSVDALSCSIFSYFLEDLVKRFGAKPVYICNQLIYTFGMVLMGLLRTKWMTFLASITTGAMYSTLFTMPFIILADYHSNNMFEKSKTPGTTRHHIRGIGTDVAVVQSMVFVGQFTLSLCMGSLIHYFGPVVITVSAAILSFCGAVSASQVVYLGL; translated from the exons ATGGCGGCAATTCAGAGATTGAAAAGCTTCTTCAATTGTAAGGAAGCACCAGAAGATGCTCAACCAATTGTCCAATCCACAGACAGCGATGTGGCAGACTCTACTCCAAGAGAAAGGACATCCAGACTTCATTTACTACGACTTAGTGCTGCCGTGTGTGGTATTGAGTTCTGTTACTCTGCTGAAACAGCCTTCGTTAGCCCAATTTTGCTAAAAGCCGGTGTACCAGAAAGTTACATGAGTTTGGTGTGGTGTCTTAGCCCGGTATTAGGATTCTTTTTAACACCCATTCTCGGATCTGCCAGTGATAGATGCTCATCCAGATTGGGTCGAAGGCGTCCCTTTATTCTTCTTTTATCAGCAGGAATCATCATTGGTTTAATACTAGTTCCAAATGGGGAAGTTTTTGGAATTCTGTGCCATGACGTTCCTGCAGAAATTCTGCCAGACATCGCACCAACTGTAGAATACCTTTACGGTTCATCTGAGAACTTTACTTACAATACAAGTACACCTTACGTAACTGTAAATTCTACAGCTTTTCCAGAAACCGAGGTTATAGGTCACGCTTGTACAATTGCTGTTACAGTACTAGGTGTTATTTTACTAGACTTCTGCGCTGATGCAGCACAGTCTCCAACGCGGGCGTATCTTATTGATATCGTCCCAAAAGAAGATCACCAAAAAGGCCTGAGTAGTTTTACAACGATGGCTGGCTTAGGAGGATTTGTAGGCTACATGATTTGTGGTATTCCTTGGGAAAGGACATACTTTTCATCTGGTTTCTTTGATCAGATCCATATAGCTTTTTTCTTAGTCCTAGTGATATTCATCGTAGCTGTAAGTCTGACAGTAACTAGTGATAAAGAACTAACACTGAAGGAAATCAACAGCAGATCCcgtgaaataaatcaaaacataGAAGGTGGTACACACATGGAGTTAAACGCATTGGAAGATAAGAAAACGTATGGAACTCAAGAACTCGAACCAGCCACTCAGAAAGGAAATGGATACGCGCAGCTCAACGGTACATGTAATGACAACAGCGAAAAGGAAGAGGATCCAGAATTTCAACAGGAAACTGCAAGCATGAAGGATTACCttttatctattatttataTGCCTTATTCACTTCGAATTCTGTGTCTAACGAATCTTTTCTGTTGGATGTCACTGTTATGTTACTCGTTATACTTCACTGATTTCGTTGGAAGAGCAGTGTATGGAGGAGAACCAACAGCACCAGAGGGATCTTACGAGCTGGACCTCTACGAAGAAGGAGTGCGTAAAGGCAGCTTTGCCATGTCTGTTGATGCTCTCTCGTGCTCTATATTTTCATACTTTTTGGAGGATTTAGTAAAACGATTTG GAGCTAAACCAGTTTATATCTGTAACCAACTAATCTATACATTTGGTATGGTATTAATGGGACTACTACGAACGAAATGGATGACCTTTTTAGCATCAATCACCACCGGAGCAATGTATTCAACATTGTTTACGATGCCATTCATTATTCTAGCAGATTATcattctaataatatg TTTGAAAAGTCCAAGACTCCTGGGACGACACGCCATCATATACGAGGCATCGGTACTGATGTAGCGGTTGTCCAGAGCATGGTATTCGTTGGCCAGTTCACTTTATCTTTATGCATGGGAAGTCTTATACACTACTTTGGCCCGGTTGTTATCACAGTTTCCGCTGCAATATTAAGTTTTTGTGGCGCAGTTAGTGCATCTCAAGTTGTATATTTAGGACTGTAG
- the LOC140044519 gene encoding stromelysin-1-like: MGDYWLVGLLTIGGVLLCQGIPFSNEQPIDLKDQDVQKGVDYLQMYDYLPPIGGFGTITKKTFKKSLKQMQNFSGLKVTGKLDNKTLTLMAKPRCGVPDPIKVAANGQVKRSGGKLSVRVVRAAFTGGKWQNNKITYRIINTTPDLPIQHTENAIERAFQVWSDVTPLVFTRTTSGSADINLRFDAGAIHGDGYRFDGPGGMFGHAFPPENAVNAMDGDVHFDDDEKFTFQTMDGLNLFQVAAHLIGHSLGLAHSSDTEALMSPFYHEFIPQFQLPDDDRDGIQRLYGNKPVEDIGNSPARTGEDDESEVSRPCNKVYDAVAFLRGDIFMFKDNRYWRLYFIGVSTSDINHGDPVDRFWEGLPDNIDATYERPDTTILFFKGSKYWEYRDNRPRPGFPKPISHLSPKLPRKVDATLTWPDVGKTYFFFKNQVWRFDEKRMDVDRGYPKLIKDSWAGVPDNIDGAFSYRNGCTYFVKGKKYYRYNNRRQFVEKGFPRSFGVDFLMCRAVDD, encoded by the exons ATGGGCGACTACTGGTTGGTAGGGCTTTTGACGATAGGCGGCGTGCTTCTTTGTCAAGGTATACCGTTCTCAAATGAGCAACCAATTGATCTCAAAGATCAAGATGTCCAGAAAGGAGTG GACTATCTCCAAATGTACGATTATTTACCACCAATAGGAGGGTTTGGAACAATTACTAAGAAGACATTTAAGAAATCTCTTAAACAAATGCAAAATTTTTCCGGACTGAAAGTGACGGGGAAACTCGACAACAAAACCTTAACGTTGATGGCTAAGCCAAGATGCGGAGTTCCTGATCCAATCAAGGTAGCCGCTAATGGGCAAGTAAAGCGATCGGGCGGTAAACTGTCGGTGCGTGTTGTCCGCGCTGCGTTCACAGGCGGCAAATGGCAAAATAATAAGATTACTTACAG AATCATAAACACGACACCAGACTTACCGATACAACATACTGAGAATGCTATAGAACGAGCGTTTCAAGTTTGGAGTGACGTCACACCTTTGGTATTTACACGAACTACCAGCGGTAGCGCAGATATTAACTTAAGATTTGATGCAGGTGCTATCCACGGTGATGGTTATCGGTTTGACGGACCAGGCGGGATGTTTGGCCACGCGTTTCCACCGGAAAACGCAGTCAATGCCATGGATGGTGATGTTCATTTTGATGACGATGAGAAGTTTACTTTCCAAACCATGGACG gTTTAAACCTTTTCCAAGTTGCCGCTCATTTAATCGGCCATAGCCTGGGTCTTGCACATTCATCTGACACAGAGGCATTGATGTCGCCCTTCTACCATGAATTTATACCTCAATTCCAACTGCCGGATGACGACAGAGACGGGATACAACGTCTCTATG GAAACAAGCCTGTTGAGGATATTGGGAATTCTCCAGCCAGGACTGGTGAGGATGACGAAAGCGAAGTGTCCAGACCGTGCAACAAGGTGTATGACGCAGTCGCCTTTCTTCGTGGcgatatatttatgtttaag GACAACCGTTACTGGCGACTATATTTTATTGGAGTAAGCACTTCTGATATCAATCACGGAGATCCTGTCGATCGATTTTGGGAAGGTCTGCCAGATAATATTGATGCAACATATGAAAGACCTGATACGACTATCCTATTTTTCAAAG GATCAAAATATTGGGAATATAGAGACAACAGACCTAGGCCAGGATTCCCCAAACCAATCAGTCATCTAAGCCCGAAGTTACCCAGAAAGGTTGATGCTACGTTGACTTGGCCAGACGTTGGAAAGACTTATTTCTTCTTTAAAAACCAAGTATGGCGGTTTGACGAAAAAAGAATGGATGTTGACAGAGGTTATCCCAAACTGATAAAAGACTCGTGGGCCGGTGTTCCTGATAATATAGACGGTGCATTCAGTTACCGAAACG GCTGCACTTACTTCGTAAAAGGCAAGAAATACTACCGCTACAACAACAGACGACAGTTTGTTGAGAAGGGGTTCCCTCGTTCGTTCGGCGTGGACTTTTTAATGTGTCGGGCAGTTGATGACTAA
- the LOC140044518 gene encoding stromelysin-1-like: MERQASRLILGFLLISLLAAGCQAGDDDDLEYLEVQQFLQHYGYLRPLADITQHYDDDELEEALRSMQALANLNISGTADGNTLAKMRMPRCGNPDVDGVESLRKRRYNLAGPRWNKRSLTYRITGYTRDFSRSLVDQEIDRAFKVWSDVTNLNFRKVSAGNCDIIVLFAKEEHGDGHSFDGRGGTLAHAYFPGPGIGGDAHFDDDEQFTTKRSSGTNLFLVAAHEFGHSLGLGHSGESGSLMAPYYQGYKPNFRLPSDDIQGIQELYGRRKTPNVPQSPSNPDLPPLGPPERPGTPANPPNACLQRFQGGSIIRGEIFLFQNEIYWRLKKPGIVVPNHPMNAENLWYGFQSDIDAVYERQDGTIIFTKGPEYWEYNGVVPKPGFPKTLASIGLPQDIDAAFVFPSNGKTYVFRGSRYWRYDEKKKSVDNGYPKNIRKHWKGVPSSVDAAFPYQGFTYFIRGQEYWKFNNVDLQVERGYPKNFPREFLGCNTVRRYIDPESAFTSSAVSHTAGLLSFISLALLYLS, translated from the exons ATGGAGCGCCAAGCTAGTCGTCTTATACTTGGGTTTCTCTTAATTAGTCTCTTGGCAGCAGGCTGCCAGGCTGGTGATGACGATGATTTAGAATATCTAGAAGTTCAG caatTTTTACAACATTACGGATATTTGAGACCACTGGCTGATATAACCCAACATTATGATGACGACGAACTTGAGGAGGCTTTGAGATCTATGCAGGCATTGGCCAACCTTAATATATCTGGTACTGCAGATGGGAACACACTTGCGAAGATGCGCATGCCCAGATGCGGCAATCCCGACGTTGATGGTGTGGAATCATTACGGAAAAGGCGGTACAACTTGGCCGGACCAAGGTGGAATAAACGCTCACTTACTTACAG AATAACAGGATACACTCGTGACTTTTCTAGAAGTTTAGTAGATCAGGAGATTGATCGTGCATTTAAAGTTTGGAGTGACGTCACGAATTTAAACTTTCGAAAAGTATCTGCTGGCAACTGTGACATCATTGTTCTATTTGCAAa AGAAGAACACGGTGATGGACATTCTTTTGATGGTCGTGGTGGTACCTTGGCGCATGCGTACTTTCCAGGTCCTGGGATTGGAGGTGATGCTCACTTCGACGATGATGAACAGTTTACAACTAAAAGAAgttcag GAACCAATTTGTTCTTGGTGGCTGCACATGAGTTTGGACACAGTCTCGGACTTGGTCATTCTGGTGAAAGTGGTTCTTTAATGGCACCTTACTACCAAGGCTATAAACCTAATTTTAGGCTACCAAGCGACGACATACAAGGCATACAGGAGTTATATG GGCGCAGGAAAACACCAAATGTTCCACAATCTCCTTCCAATCCCGATCTACCTCCTCTCGGACCCCCAGAAAGGCCAGGAACCCCAGCAAACCCACCAAATGCATGCTTACAAAGATTCCAAGGAGGTTCGATTATTCGAGGAGAGATATTCTTGTTTCAA AATGAAATTTACTGGCGTTTGAAGAAGCCTGGCATTGTTGTACCAAACCACCCAATGAATGCAGAGAACCTGTGGTATGGTTTCCAGTCGGACATTGATGCTGTATACGAAAGACAAGATGGAACGATCATATTTACCAAAG GTCCGGAATACTGGGAGTATAATGGTGTTGTTCCTAAGCCAGGATTTCCAAAAACATTGGCAAGCATCGGTCTACCCCAAGATATCGACGCAGCGTTTGTCTTTCCAAGTAACGGCAAAACGTATGTATTCAGGGGTAGTAGATATTGGAGATAtgatgaaaaaaagaaaagcgTTGATAATGGATATCCTAAAAATATTCGCAAACATTGGAAAGGAGTACCGTCAAGTGTTGATGCTGCATTCCCATACCAAG GATTCACTTACTTCATCCGAGGACAGGAGTACTGGAAATTCAACAACGTGGATTTGCAGGTTGAACGTGGGTATCCCAAAAATTTCCCTCGAGAATTTTTAGGCTGCAATACGGTTAGGCGGTACATCGACCCAGAATCGGCGTTCACAAGCTCTGCAGTATCACACACAGCCGGCCTTCTTTCATTTATCTCATTAGCCCTTCTTTATCTGTCTTAG